The genomic region TGATGAGATTTTTGTTCCTCAGGAGAATCAGGGCTTTGCAGAAGGTCTGTgaaaagaaatgaaaaacatgaaaacatGTTACTTATGAATATGGCTTAGCTATCTAAACAAACCCCATAGCGTCAATCATTATGTCCATAGTTTCCCTCTCACCATTCGTAAGTCTGATTCTAAGACCGTGTGATGGCTCAGAAGCAACTCTGTCAACTCCTGGGGCAACGTGGAGAGCTGCTGCAGATAGCAGTGCCCGACCTGAAAGACAAACAGTCAATATAACCATCCTATAGGCCGGGGGACACATGACAGCGTGTGTTTCATTTATCAGTCACTCTTAACCAAAGTGACATTGCTAAATGTATAGTAGTGATTACAATATAATCATTAACATCATGGTCCCAGCCGAATTTGGGGCCTGGATATTGATTACTGTTTTCAAGTGTAAATGATAAAATCAAGACATTAAAAACACATGATCTGGATTCTTACTAACCTGAGCAAGAAACATGACCAGGTCTCCAAGCTCTTTATTTGGCTTGTCAGGCTGTAGCTTGAAAATCTGCACATTGGACTGATAATGTCGGTACTGTTGCAGGAACTGCAGAAAGAAGTGTGTACCAAAATGTCAACGTAATACATTCTTAAAACCCTGACATGATATTCTAACGTGTGTAGGAGCAAACCTCGATGTAAACGTGTTTGCTGTACAAACGTCTCATATGTTTGTTTGACAATTAGTTTTACACATGTCAGCTAAGCTAACCAGCTGTAACAtccagctaactagctatcAACTATTAGCGTTGGTAGACTGACCTCTTCAGTGTATGATTGAGGATCTCTCTTGATAAGGTTTTGCAATTGTGGAAGATTATTTGGCAATTTGTTGTTGTGTCGACCCGACATGATTACAAATTATTTGATATTCACTTCCGTAAAACTTGAAcgataattagcaaaacaccaGCGTGGCTTATGAGGGGGTCGCCATGTTATGACTCATCTACGGGTAGGCTCTTTGGTCAAACTACTTCTTTTAATATAATGGCAGATTGCAACGAACGTTAAGAGATGGGTtaccgccacctactgttcgGGAGTGTGAAGCCGGCGGCCTACACTACACTATCAAAAaacaaatatactgtacatatttgGTCAAACTAAGCGAGTGTTGCAAGAAAATAGAAAAAATTACCGGAAAACTCCATTGATAACAGAACTgttacattgagtcatttagcagacgctcttatccagaactgTTGTAGCCTATATGTATAATCTCAACGTAGTATACatttaaatgccttaaaataatATGATTTTGAATAATTAGGTTCATAAAAAggagtagggagtcagatggctgaacggttagggaatcgggctactaatcagaaggcttccggtttgattcccggctgtgcgaaatgacgttgtgtccttgggcaaggcacttcaccctacttgcttcgggggaatatccctgtacttactgtaagtcgctctggataagagcgtctagtaaatgactaaatgtaaaaaaaaatattatcggGCCCCGATTTGTATCAGAAAAAAGACGCAAGGATCATTCTctctgcttgaccacactaacTCTCACGCAAGCACACTTCCCAATATCCCAGTAATGGTACCCGTCTTTCGTTTCTGATACTGAGCCCATGCAACAAAATACTCAATCATAGGTTACCCGGAGAGCCAGTCGAGTGGTGAACAGAGCCGGTCGAGTGTAATTCATAGTCCAGAGTCATAgtcaaaattaattaaaaataataaaCCATTCAAGGATGACATCACTACTGTTCATGGTGCTGGCAGCACTTCAGCTGCTCAACTGCTCTGGTGCTGCCACAACAACAAAATGTATACCAACCATTAAAAAAAAGTAATTCAGTTGTTTTACCATTTTcattttaatgtaaaaaaacaagTATACACATCAGAGTTGTAAAATATAGAAGACATCCTGTTAGTAGAGAGATGAGGTGGAAACACCACTCACAGTAAGAAcgtacacacgcgtacacacacagaactagCAATACTGAAAAAGACAGTAGTTTACTATATAAGAACAGACATCTCCAGATGTTTACATAATCTTACACATTATCATTGCTAAAAGAATATGCTGTACTTTAAATGAGAATGTCACTGTTTTGTATTccactcggtctttctacaccCCCAGCTaggcccctccccttctccccttaaACAGGATTAGGTACAAGCTTTGAGAGATGTGCCATATAAATAAAGGGAAGCCTGGTCCTACCACGAGGAAACCATAAGATTCaaatacagacacaacacagcagcatgCCTGCTTGTGCTTTAGTCCAGAAGGCATTCTGGGGGCTCCCGAGACTGTGCAGTGTTGTTTTAgtgtatctgtgagtgtgtctgtgtggatgtgtgtatatgtttgtgtacgtgtggggGGCTGACTGTGCGGACGTGTTTGtgcatatgtacagtatgtatttgtgtttgtatttggtgtgtgggtggatgtgtttatgcgtttgggtgtgtttgtgggagtgcaGTTCTATTTGTGAGTATGGCAACAGAGGAGTAACAGAGGCAGATCAAATAAAAAAGATCCCACCCtttaaaacagacagacacacatacagaccccaGAGAAAACAGGATAAATAGCAAAACCTTTACAACACAACAACTGTCTTCTGGTTTGTGATAAAACATGTCAAATGCTACACTCCCTCTTTgctgtgagggagacagagagaaagaaagaaaacatgtaAGAGAATGAAAGCATTTGATGTACATCATACTTTCTACATCCTCCCCTACACTCTTTCATATTCATCTTTAATCCACTCATCTGTCAGCACACAGAGGTGCCAAAAcaagtacctgtgtgtgtgtgtgtgcatggtcagAAAAATACTGAGCTTgaaagagaatgacagagagagagctcttcAACTATCTGGCGTcctgttctccccctctctcctggtctctccctctctcctggtctcgccctctctcctggtctcgccctctctcctggtctcgccctctctcctggtctacAGGAATGTATGGGATGATTGTCCACCCACTGGAGGAAGGACGGGGATGGCAGAAGTAGGATGAGGTCAACAGGGCGTTCAGGCGTGTGTTCacacgggtgcgtgttcacagTTTGACTGCCACAACACAAGCTCCAGCCCTGCCCAGACACAATGGCGCCACCTAGAGGCCAAATACATGAAAACGAGCAGATTAAGAAACACCGTTATTGCTGAATAAGGTAAagaaacaacagcagcagcaaggaCTGGGAGACTGGTCAGATTTTACACACTTCACTGTGACTGAACATGTGTATATGTGCTTGTctatgtgtactgtatatatccatgtgtgtgtgtgtgtgtttgtatgtgataTACCTGCGTCCACTCGTTGGTCTGAGGGTCGTAGGCCTCCACAGCATTGAGATACACCTGGCCATCGTAACCACCAACAGCATAGAGACGGTCACCaaggagacacacacccactgcaTCCCTACTGATGCTCATGGGGGCGACCGCCGTCCAAGCATCTGTCTGAGGGTcgtacctatacacacacacacacaaaatgatgTTATCCTCACCTATTGccctcacccatcccccatTTCCCTCACCCATCCACCTGGTCACCCCTCACCTTTCCACACAATCACTGAGCCGTGAGGcaagggaggaggcgggggcaTCGTGCCCTCCGATGGCATACAAAAAGCCGTTCCAGGTGGCCACGCCCACCCCCCCACGCCGGTTGGCCATGGGTGCACAGCAGCTCCACCTGTTGGTGTGAGGGTCAAAGCACTCCACAGACCTGAGGCAGGAGCTGCCGTCACGACCACCCACAGCATACaacctggggggagagagagatcatattCACTGccttccttccctttctctctcacttcctcactCCACATGCTGCTCTGTGAAGGTTTACTTTATATAATGGTTatttttattaaataaataaaaaacgaaGACAATTCGACATGAACTTAAAATACTGTGAACAGTTTATCACTATTTCTTGTACAACAGTTAAGCAACTGAAATGTTGTGAGCATGACAGCCATACTGTgaaatgtatgtgtgcgtgtgtgtacttacTTTCCATTGAGGACTGCGACCCCCACTGTGCTTCTGGGCGTGGCCATGCTGGCAATGAAACTCCACTGACGAGCTTGGGGGTCCCACCTGGAGCAGAGAgggttaacacaaacacacagtcacaccattGTACTGATCCCATCAGAAGCCCGACCCCCACAGAGCAGGTATACAGTTAGGGCCATACATATTTGGACAGTGACAccattttcataattttggctctgtaaaccaccacaatggatttgaaacgAAGCCACTGAGCTGTAGTTAAAGTGCAGCCTTTCAGCTTACATTCAAGGGGTTGAACAAAAATAtctacactcctctcctcttttcccccacttttttcttttcttcatatTACGAAAATGAGTGTTGCGAAAGCCACTCAACATAACAAACAACATTTTAGGATTACTGAATACTCATAATTTGCCCGCAAAGTAAGCTTATTAAGGCATGTTTTCTAGTCGAGTGTTCACCAATTCTCCAGTACTAAGAGCTAAGGGTGCAGTACCTTTCTACAGTACTGAGGTAGCTCCAGCCATCGTGACCTCCTACTGCATACATAGGACCCTCCAGGACTGcaacacctacaaacacacaatcactacttcacatccacacagtgtgtgtgtgtgtgtccatgtttgtatgggtgtgtgaTCCTACCCAggccgtgtctgtgtgtggacatgGGGGGCATGATGCTCCAGCTCTTGCTGAGGGGGTTGTAACACTCCACAGTGTTCAGAGTCTTCAGGCCGTCACGCCCCCCCACCACATAGAGACGGTTGTCAAGGACCGCCACACCAAACTGGAGTCTCCGCCCACACATGGTTGCCACCTGTCTCCACGTGTCTCTACGTAGACAGTACTGTTCTATACTGGTGGCACCTGGTAGCAGGGAGAGCGACGGGAGAAATGATATCGGTTGcgcatgtgtgttggtgtgagtttgtgtgtcaaTGTTTGGTGGCATCCATGccatgtgtgtgttacctttggTAGCGTCCATGCCCCCCACGGCGAACAGCACGCCAACGGTGGCCTTGCGGGGTCGTGTGCGGGGGCTCTGCAGCAGTGGCCGTCGTTGGGGCAGCAAGTGGTACTTCATGCCCTCCATCAGCAGTCGCTGGCACTCCACACTGTCCCTCAGCAGGGGCACAGACTCCAGGTCAGCCAGGAACTAAAACACACGCAGCAAGAGAGAGGACTTGTGAAGAACTGCTCCGTATGTCTCTTCAGGGACGGTGTGACTGTTCAGTTTGGTTCTCGGTTCATAAGTATTGAGCAATCTTTGGATTGGGGAGAGAATCGAAATACTCTTGACATGAATAAGGATCATGCGATGCCCAGTGTTTGGTGACCAAGTCTCTCTGTGGCATGAAGGTCCAAAGGCAGAACagcggaagggagggagggacagacagagggaaggacagTGTCTCCTGACCTGAGGTTTCAATAAGGGCAGGCGAATATGAGCCAGGAGGGAAGGCAGATACTGTTGTCTGGAGGGGCAGTCATGGCGGACCCAGCCCAACAGTGCCGTCACCACGGTTTCCTCGTCGGGCACGTTCATGTCGTCGGAGGAAAGGAGTCTCTCCATTTCTTctaggggaaggaggaggaactcCTGTCCCGCCACCACCTCCACAAAGTGTTcctggatagagggagggaggaggagcaaaggagaaagggaaggaaggagggacagaggagaaaggatcAGTATTAATTGTTTTGCCACATAAGAGACCACTTCAACATCATCTGCGGTGAAAGAGCAAGGGCgcgagatggagacagacaatAGGGGGAGAACGAGTACGAGAGAGACGGACAATTAGAGACCGACATGGAGGGTgagggacaaagacagagagaagttgAAAAAAGCCATGAAAGAAAACATGACCTTCACAAAGTGATGTCGTCGTGCCACTGCTATGGTGACCATGTGAAAAGCCAGTTCCCTCACGTTTTCATTCATGGCTTTCTTTCCttctgtgtgggagtgtgtatgtgtggggtgggcatgtgtctgtgtcttcaaCTGCACCATGGTGTAGACATATGCAGCGTGCTGCAGCTGGGAGCAGCCCTGGGCGTCGGCATAGGAGCAGATGCCCAGGCAGTTGGAGGGGTGCAGCTGCTTGGTGAGGAAGGAGCAGCAGGCCTGGACCACAGAGGACAGCTGGAGTAGACATGAGGCCGACAGCAGAGACTCAATGGTGTCCTCCCTTAGCTCGACACGACCtaggaaagacacacacacacacacataatgtgcAGTAGTTGTGTGTATGTTGATCACAAATTGAAGAAGAGAGCTATAAATCTTCCTCCCCGTTTCCTGTGTTAGATAggactgtgagtgtgtacctgtgtaggcATACTGCACCAGGGCCCAGAGGGCATCAGGATCCACCCCCTccatcttcacctcctcctgttTGGCCTCACGGACATCACTGGTGAACATGGCCGCAAAGTAATCTGACACAGAGGAGAGCACCAGTCTGGGTGGGATTAGAACAGAATAGACAGCCTGACACATGGAAGTCTGACACATGGAACTAATCCCACGCAGGTGTGGGATTAGACCCCACGCCCTGCTGTTAGCAGAAATGTATTTGCAAGAAGGCAGAGCGTGAGAAAGTGAGTTTTTTCCACTCGAGATGACTAAAGTACCTACTACTTCTACTACTAAAGAGAGAAACGGCAATAAAACAATTATATGGTTACTTAAACAGGATTTGTTAAATAAACTTGCCTCTCACACCAGTAAGAGGGATTACACGCACGCACTACTCAAGACTCACACACTACTCACGACTCAGAATGGAAACAAGATTCCATTCTATTCTACTATATAGGGAACTGATAGTTTTCCATGCCATTGATGGAGTTTATATCTAATAGGTACTCAGGAGTGTAAAACAGATGAGTTCCTTGGGACATGGGGAATAATCTACAAAAGGGGGCGGagcaggggggggtgagagggagaggaggagagagaatgctGAGCTTGTGATCTCTCACAGCACAAACTCCTGAGTCAACTCTAAATACGCTGTGAAGGTATATGAATGGTTTATTCAGAACTTATGGTGCGTTTGCGTGAGCACGCGTGTGAGAGAAAGCGAGTGTGTGTtaggattcacacacacacacgcacctttaCAGCAGGCTCTTTCTTACGAGGTCTTTCTCAGGCTGTCCTCCTTAAATCGAGGAGGACGGGGACGACACCATGTTtgatatctccctccctcccacaggcCCACACATATTAGCATCAGAGGATCAGAGGATCAGTCCACTGTAAGATGTGGgcgtgagacagtgtgtgtgtgtgtgtgttacctgtgtgcaGGTATCCTCCTGTCCCTGGCCACGAGGGTGACGTCACACAGCTGTTGCGTGTGGAGGTAGGTCTCCATCTTGGAGAAGGTCGAGTTGGCGTGCGAGGcggcagagaacacacactcctctggacacacacacagctccatagACACGCATGAGGACAGCGTTGCACTGCTGTTGGACGTCCTGCAacgacacgcacgcacgcacgcgcacacacacacacacacacacacacacacacacacacacacacagagaaggagagcatgCTTAGTGAGGCTCGAGGGTTTAAAAGGAGAGTGAAAATATGGTGTGGGCTGTATTTGTGTGGTTGTCTAATTCATAAGCAGAGGTCCATCTTGTGCGCTGTGTGCATCAGACGATTGTACCATTAGTTTATTTGGTGCGTTACAGTAAGGTCCTCCTGGCACCTCCACATGCTCTGTGCTTgtccagaggaagaggaagattgAGTGAGATGgataagatacacacacacattggactggagtgtgtgagtatgaacTACCCTAACGAATGCATCGCTGTCTGAAGAAGAACATTCTTCCCATCTCTTTGCCcgtcatctcctcttcctctcccccttccctgaaCTTCATTTatctagtttgtgtgtgtactgtatgtgcgtttgtgtgtgttctgagcatGTGGGTCTACATGCTGCCAGAGGAGGCTTTGAAGTGGGGAAACGTCCACCCTCTAGTCCACTTAATGAAGCCTGGCAGTGGCTCAAcagggacagtgtttgtgtgcgtgtgagacagaaagaaagagagagagagagagagagaaagccagaTGTTTAGGAAGATTTATACTGCTTAGATGCTACATACATGCAAACATTTTACACTCAGTGAAACTCTCTATAATCCAATAGCaacatgtgcacacaaacacataccttaCAAAGAGGCATAAACCATTTGCATCATACTGCCTATGTGCATGAAGCAAACCATCATTCTTCAACTACGACAGTGAATACAAAAGATACTGGTcaaacggtacacacacacacacacacacacacacacatcaaggatGTTCAACATTTGTGTACAAGCCTTAATGAGAATACtttatgcatttgtgtgtatattAGAACACTTGATTACACAGATCATCACAATTGACACATAGTTCTGGAAATGtttgacatttaattcattgaggagacgctttcatccaaagaaaCATACAAATATAGCACAGTGTACAAAGTACAACAGAAAATAaaagatcagaagtgcataggtcaGAGGACAATAGTTTTAAACCCAAAGTGGGCAAGTGAGGGAGGAAGCCATACAGACAGCGAAGCATGACACGTGTTCCTGTAGGCTTAGTCATTACCTTATAGGTTCTGTCTGGACACTGTGGACAGATACTGACTGATGTCAATGTCAGTAAGTGGGAGTTGCCTAAGCTCTAAAAATGCTGGATGATTGGAGATAAACTCCTACATTCATTGCAGAGGGGGTTTTGGAAACTAGCTGCAAAAATAGTCCTTTAGCATTTTTGCAATCAGATAAGACCACTGGCTGACCTGACAAACTCAAATGAAGGGGCTAAATGTAACAACACAGTAGGCTCATTATCCCTGCAAACGGGATAACAATATCAGCTATAtgcaaaaaaaatgttttgcctATCGTACCTGCACGAGCTGGAGTCGGTTTCCGCGTGCTTCCTATTCTCAGGTCTGGATGCCGTTGTCTCCTCTTCAGTTACCGGAACAGAAACCACCAATAGCGGCTGTCGCACTTGACACTCGCCGGGGGGCTCCGTATTTTGTAGTGGGCGAGAGTGTGATAATGACGGCGAGGAGACCCACGACAGCGCCGCCGAGCTCCTACCCTCCGGTGCACTGATAGAACGAGGACAAACCGAACTCTCGGTTGCAGGTGAAGCAGCTCCGGGAATGTTGCTACTCCCAACATATTCCATCAACTTTCCGTTGTTGGCGTTACATAAATTCGCACAATTGCTACTACTGGTCGTAAGACCGTTTCTCCCAGTGCTGACGTTTGACGTGCTGGCATCTGCGTTACAGCCACTGACTGATGGGTTCTCTCCGGTGCTGTCGTCCGTACCTTTCCTTTTTAAGAAGTCTCCCAACGGTGGGGTATGAGGCGGAGGGACCGTGGGGTGACCAAACCACCGCCATCTGATCCTGAGGATCTGCTTCACATCAAACTCCTTCCTCGAAGAACTCGAGTTACTGCTCGACATCCCCGGTTTCTAAACGTGAGAAATGGCGGGGAGCCTTCGTGCAGTTAACGTATCGTACTGTAAAGCTAATCGTCTCTCGGCAACAGAACGCCTGAAAACTGCGACCAGAGGCAACGTTTATGGATGGGCGTGAGAGTGAACCTATGTGTACGCGTAAATGACCGAGTGAtagtgagtgaaagagtgagagaaaataaCGCAAGACAGTTTCGAACGGTACTCATGCTCCCACCTCTTCTACATTA from Osmerus mordax isolate fOsmMor3 chromosome 14, fOsmMor3.pri, whole genome shotgun sequence harbors:
- the klhl5 gene encoding kelch-like protein 5 isoform X3, which encodes MELCVCPEECVFSAASHANSTFSKMETYLHTQQLCDVTLVARDRRIPAHRLVLSSVSDYFAAMFTSDVREAKQEEVKMEGVDPDALWALVQYAYTGRVELREDTIESLLSASCLLQLSSVVQACCSFLTKQLHPSNCLGICSYADAQGCSQLQHAAYVYTMVQLKTQTHAHPTHTHSHTEGKKAMNENEHFVEVVAGQEFLLLPLEEMERLLSSDDMNVPDEETVVTALLGWVRHDCPSRQQYLPSLLAHIRLPLLKPQFLADLESVPLLRDSVECQRLLMEGMKYHLLPQRRPLLQSPRTRPRKATVGVLFAVGGMDATKGATSIEQYCLRRDTWRQVATMCGRRLQFGVAVLDNRLYVVGGRDGLKTLNTVECYNPLSKSWSIMPPMSTHRHGLGVAVLEGPMYAVGGHDGWSYLSTVERWDPQARQWSFIASMATPRSTVGVAVLNGKLYAVGGRDGSSCLRSVECFDPHTNRWSCCAPMANRRGGVGVATWNGFLYAIGGHDAPASSLASRLSDCVERYDPQTDAWTAVAPMSISRDAVGVCLLGDRLYAVGGYDGQVYLNAVEAYDPQTNEWTQVAPLCLGRAGACVVAVKL
- the klhl5 gene encoding kelch-like protein 5 isoform X2 translates to MSSSNSSSSRKEFDVKQILRIRWRWFGHPTVPPPHTPPLGDFLKRKGTDDSTGENPSVSGCNADASTSNVSTGRNGLTTSSSNCANLCNANNGKLMEYVGSSNIPGAASPATESSVCPRSISAPEGRSSAALSWVSSPSLSHSRPLQNTEPPGECQVRQPLLVVSVPVTEEETTASRPENRKHAETDSSSCRTSNSSATLSSCVSMELCVCPEECVFSAASHANSTFSKMETYLHTQQLCDVTLVARDRRIPAHRLVLSSVSDYFAAMFTSDVREAKQEEVKMEGVDPDALWALVQYAYTGRVELREDTIESLLSASCLLQLSSVVQACCSFLTKQLHPSNCLGICSYADAQGCSQLQHAAYVYTMEHFVEVVAGQEFLLLPLEEMERLLSSDDMNVPDEETVVTALLGWVRHDCPSRQQYLPSLLAHIRLPLLKPQFLADLESVPLLRDSVECQRLLMEGMKYHLLPQRRPLLQSPRTRPRKATVGVLFAVGGMDATKGATSIEQYCLRRDTWRQVATMCGRRLQFGVAVLDNRLYVVGGRDGLKTLNTVECYNPLSKSWSIMPPMSTHRHGLGVAVLEGPMYAVGGHDGWSYLSTVERWDPQARQWSFIASMATPRSTVGVAVLNGKLYAVGGRDGSSCLRSVECFDPHTNRWSCCAPMANRRGGVGVATWNGFLYAIGGHDAPASSLASRLSDCVERYDPQTDAWTAVAPMSISRDAVGVCLLGDRLYAVGGYDGQVYLNAVEAYDPQTNEWTQVAPLCLGRAGACVVAVKL
- the klhl5 gene encoding kelch-like protein 5 isoform X1; protein product: MSSSNSSSSRKEFDVKQILRIRWRWFGHPTVPPPHTPPLGDFLKRKGTDDSTGENPSVSGCNADASTSNVSTGRNGLTTSSSNCANLCNANNGKLMEYVGSSNIPGAASPATESSVCPRSISAPEGRSSAALSWVSSPSLSHSRPLQNTEPPGECQVRQPLLVVSVPVTEEETTASRPENRKHAETDSSSCRTSNSSATLSSCVSMELCVCPEECVFSAASHANSTFSKMETYLHTQQLCDVTLVARDRRIPAHRLVLSSVSDYFAAMFTSDVREAKQEEVKMEGVDPDALWALVQYAYTGRVELREDTIESLLSASCLLQLSSVVQACCSFLTKQLHPSNCLGICSYADAQGCSQLQHAAYVYTMVQLKTQTHAHPTHTHSHTEGKKAMNENEHFVEVVAGQEFLLLPLEEMERLLSSDDMNVPDEETVVTALLGWVRHDCPSRQQYLPSLLAHIRLPLLKPQFLADLESVPLLRDSVECQRLLMEGMKYHLLPQRRPLLQSPRTRPRKATVGVLFAVGGMDATKGATSIEQYCLRRDTWRQVATMCGRRLQFGVAVLDNRLYVVGGRDGLKTLNTVECYNPLSKSWSIMPPMSTHRHGLGVAVLEGPMYAVGGHDGWSYLSTVERWDPQARQWSFIASMATPRSTVGVAVLNGKLYAVGGRDGSSCLRSVECFDPHTNRWSCCAPMANRRGGVGVATWNGFLYAIGGHDAPASSLASRLSDCVERYDPQTDAWTAVAPMSISRDAVGVCLLGDRLYAVGGYDGQVYLNAVEAYDPQTNEWTQVAPLCLGRAGACVVAVKL